In the genome of Chryseobacterium arthrosphaerae, one region contains:
- a CDS encoding MBL fold metallo-hydrolase: MKAFGAVPKGRRLQRIRQSELYRKKQFRNISYTPSIAEGYKMSKVTYDFFLGKKHPLLKPLKAIPSVHTDLRSIPKNKDVFIWLGHSSYYLQTDGVSFLIDPVLSLYGSPFKYFNKAFNGSDIFKPEDIPDLDYLVITHDHFDHLDYPTVKAIRNRTGVAVVPLGVGAHLERWGYTEDQLIEEEWGTEINLKNNIRIVFTPARHFSGRRIKQNDTLWTSYVLITPSKKIFLGGDSGYDTHFKMIGEKYGPFDYAILENGQYGDAWRYIHAMPEDVIQAAVDIQAKHIIPVHAAKFALALHPWNEPLQKITAFGKEKELDILTPMIGEVVDLNLPDQQFTVWWED, translated from the coding sequence ATGAAAGCGTTCGGGGCCGTGCCTAAGGGTAGGCGGCTGCAGCGTATCAGGCAGTCAGAGCTGTACAGAAAAAAACAGTTCAGGAATATCAGCTATACCCCTTCTATTGCCGAAGGATATAAAATGTCTAAAGTAACCTACGATTTCTTTTTGGGTAAGAAACATCCCTTACTGAAACCTCTTAAAGCCATTCCTTCCGTTCATACAGACCTCAGAAGCATCCCCAAGAATAAGGATGTATTTATCTGGTTAGGTCACTCTTCTTATTACCTTCAGACTGATGGCGTTTCATTTCTGATAGACCCGGTATTGAGTTTATATGGTTCTCCTTTTAAATATTTTAATAAAGCATTCAACGGATCTGATATTTTCAAGCCTGAAGATATTCCGGACCTGGATTATCTGGTGATTACCCATGACCATTTTGACCATCTGGATTATCCTACTGTAAAAGCCATCAGAAACAGGACAGGTGTGGCTGTTGTTCCATTGGGAGTGGGAGCGCATCTGGAAAGGTGGGGATATACAGAAGATCAGCTTATTGAAGAAGAGTGGGGAACAGAAATAAATCTGAAAAATAATATCAGAATCGTTTTTACACCTGCCAGGCATTTTTCAGGAAGAAGAATAAAGCAGAACGATACCCTTTGGACCTCTTATGTCCTGATAACCCCTTCAAAGAAAATTTTTCTGGGTGGAGACAGCGGGTATGATACCCATTTTAAAATGATCGGTGAGAAATATGGTCCTTTTGATTATGCCATTCTTGAAAACGGACAGTATGGGGATGCCTGGAGGTATATTCATGCAATGCCCGAAGATGTTATTCAGGCAGCTGTTGATATTCAGGCAAAGCATATTATTCCCGTACACGCTGCAAAGTTTGCATTGGCCCTCCATCCCTGGAACGAGCCCTTGCAGAAAATAACAGCTTTTGGAAAAGAAAAGGAACTTGATATCCTTACTCCAATGATAGGAGAGGTAGTAGATCTGAATCTGCCGGATCAGCAGTTTACTGTCTGGTGGGAAGACTGA
- a CDS encoding S41 family peptidase, which yields MKNYSLIFLLAILSSCASIKRHNEQRASCIPPEQLKEDVDYAYAKLKQMHPQLYWYIPKQELERKFDSLKQTLNEPLTPLQFYFKLQPVIAGIREGHLSLRIPRKKFTKKEIKKFEHQKGLFSRFQYYVDGDRMYIVQNPDSIENIKPGTEILSINQVPVSDYIKKYRGLISSDGYNTTFHPYFLKDLFFIFYTAENGLTSQATLTTLYNGEKHTYTLNRESKSDKDLEKDKEMQKRTAEKKLNDYVAASNSYNRSFKFLDKDSTIAYIKVKSFSREYSDEFYKKTFSKIKNAESKYLIIDVRNNYGGSLYEINNLYSYLTDKPFTLIKPSQVTSRDIPLRTNYFRKSGPFEYALKSIAYPSYFFAQAFSTYKKDGKVFYKMKADKPTKPNKSAFHGKVFVLINGGSFSASSIITAKLKNDKRATLVGEETGGANDGTVAGFYSYQKLPNSEIRFPIGLLLVQPNIDFSDSKKGVTPDIVVHETMQDIIDKKDPQLDWIKNEISKENKE from the coding sequence TTGAAAAATTATTCGTTAATATTTCTTCTCGCTATCCTTTCGTCCTGTGCATCTATAAAAAGACACAACGAACAGCGGGCTTCATGTATTCCCCCGGAGCAGCTCAAAGAAGACGTAGACTATGCCTATGCCAAACTGAAGCAAATGCACCCTCAATTGTACTGGTATATTCCCAAGCAGGAATTGGAACGCAAGTTTGACAGCCTTAAACAAACCCTTAATGAACCGCTTACGCCGCTTCAGTTTTATTTCAAATTACAGCCGGTAATTGCAGGAATCCGTGAAGGGCATCTCTCTTTAAGGATTCCAAGAAAGAAATTCACTAAAAAGGAAATCAAGAAATTTGAACATCAAAAGGGACTTTTCAGCCGTTTTCAATATTATGTTGACGGTGACAGAATGTATATTGTTCAGAACCCGGATTCTATCGAAAATATAAAACCCGGTACTGAAATCTTATCCATCAACCAGGTACCGGTTTCGGATTATATCAAAAAATACCGTGGCCTGATCAGCAGTGACGGGTATAATACTACTTTCCATCCTTATTTTTTAAAGGACCTTTTTTTTATTTTTTATACCGCCGAAAACGGACTTACCAGTCAGGCAACACTTACCACTCTTTATAATGGGGAAAAGCATACCTATACTCTCAACCGGGAGTCCAAATCAGATAAGGATCTTGAAAAAGATAAGGAAATGCAGAAAAGGACAGCGGAGAAGAAACTGAATGACTATGTTGCTGCCAGCAATTCTTACAACCGGAGTTTTAAATTCCTGGATAAAGACAGCACCATAGCTTATATAAAGGTAAAAAGTTTTTCAAGGGAATATTCGGACGAGTTTTATAAGAAGACATTTTCGAAGATCAAAAATGCAGAATCAAAGTATCTGATTATAGATGTACGGAACAATTATGGCGGTTCCCTGTACGAGATCAACAATCTGTACTCTTATCTGACTGACAAGCCATTTACCCTGATCAAGCCATCCCAGGTTACCTCCAGAGATATTCCTCTGCGGACCAATTATTTCAGAAAAAGCGGCCCTTTTGAGTATGCTCTTAAAAGTATCGCCTACCCCAGTTACTTTTTTGCCCAGGCTTTCAGCACGTATAAAAAAGACGGTAAGGTTTTCTACAAAATGAAAGCTGATAAGCCTACAAAGCCCAACAAAAGTGCTTTTCACGGTAAAGTTTTTGTCCTGATCAACGGCGGCAGTTTTTCTGCCTCTTCTATTATTACGGCTAAACTAAAGAATGATAAAAGAGCAACTCTTGTAGGAGAAGAAACCGGAGGTGCAAATGACGGAACAGTAGCAGGCTTTTATTCTTATCAGAAGCTTCCCAATTCAGAAATCCGTTTCCCTATCGGATTGCTTCTTGTGCAGCCGAATATTGATTTTTCAGATTCCAAAAAGGGGGTAACGCCTGATATCGTTGTGCATGAAACCATGCAGGATATTATTGACAAAAAAGATCCCCAACTGGATTGGATAAAGAATGAGATCTCTAAAGAAAATAAAGAATAA
- a CDS encoding RNA polymerase sigma factor, whose translation MISLEQEFISKIEKHKGIIFKISKMYMAEKDDRNDLFQEITFQLWKAYPSFRGQSEFSTWLYRIALNTALIFLKSEKRRSFIANGDFSGYALAQEDYDDQKEERLTEMYQAIHRLNPIDKAFIFYYLEDFSGKQIADEMGISEGNARVKMNRAKNKLKDILSQHKK comes from the coding sequence ATGATCTCATTAGAACAAGAGTTTATAAGTAAAATTGAAAAACATAAAGGAATCATCTTTAAGATTTCCAAAATGTACATGGCCGAAAAAGATGACCGCAATGATCTTTTTCAGGAAATTACCTTTCAGCTCTGGAAAGCATATCCCAGCTTCAGAGGTCAAAGTGAATTTTCAACCTGGCTGTACAGAATTGCTTTAAATACTGCCCTGATCTTCCTTAAATCTGAGAAAAGAAGAAGCTTTATTGCCAACGGAGATTTTTCCGGCTATGCACTGGCACAGGAAGACTATGATGATCAGAAAGAAGAACGGCTGACTGAGATGTATCAGGCTATTCATCGGCTTAATCCGATTGATAAAGCTTTCATATTCTATTATCTGGAAGACTTCTCCGGAAAACAGATAGCCGATGAAATGGGAATTTCGGAAGGAAACGCAAGAGTGAAAATGAACCGGGCCAAAAATAAATTAAAAGATATCTTAAGCCAACATAAAAAGTAA
- a CDS encoding RNA polymerase sigma factor codes for MSSLEKEFLEKIEKHKGVIFKISKMYMDNKDDQNDLYQEIIYQAWKSYGDFQKRSDFSTWLYRTALNTAIVFLRSEKKRSFIRNQDIDGLSTPQEPYNDTDDKNMKLMFDAIHQLSPIDKALIFFFLEDFPGKEIAVQLGITEVNARVKLKRAKEKLKEIIVKQQNANTN; via the coding sequence ATGTCTTCACTGGAAAAAGAATTTTTGGAGAAAATTGAAAAGCATAAAGGTGTTATTTTCAAGATCTCTAAAATGTATATGGATAATAAAGATGATCAGAATGACCTTTATCAGGAGATCATCTATCAGGCCTGGAAATCATACGGTGATTTCCAGAAGAGAAGTGATTTCTCTACATGGTTGTACCGTACTGCCCTCAATACTGCAATTGTCTTTCTGCGAAGCGAAAAAAAACGTAGTTTTATAAGAAATCAGGATATTGATGGATTGAGTACCCCACAGGAACCTTACAATGATACGGATGATAAAAACATGAAACTGATGTTTGATGCGATTCATCAGCTGAGTCCTATTGATAAAGCCCTGATCTTTTTCTTTCTGGAAGATTTTCCCGGGAAAGAAATTGCTGTTCAGCTGGGAATTACTGAGGTGAATGCCAGGGTAAAACTCAAAAGAGCAAAAGAAAAACTAAAGGAGATCATTGTGAAACAACAAAATGCCAACACAAATTAA
- a CDS encoding NADP-dependent glyceraldehyde-3-phosphate dehydrogenase has translation MSSENTASFHDIFKSENEIPEEFKVPEIHQKVYLLNGELVEWKGETQNIYSPVCIPTENGLERKLLGSIPNIGPQEAMEVLEACVKAYDNGLGEWPTMSVEERIKCMQKFVYLMIQQRDLIIKLLMWEIGKTLADSAKEFDRTVDYINQTIDALKDLDRESSRFQQAEGTIAQIRRAPLGVVLSMGPFNYPLNEIFTTLIPALIMGNTILFKLPKHGVLAHYPLLNAFKEAFPKGTVNTLYGKGSEIITPIMESGKVNVLAFIGSSKVANGLKKLHPKVNRLRAILSLDAKNAAIVTKNANLDVAVSECILGALSFNGQRCTALKLIFVQKEIALEFTEKLSAAVSALKGGLPWEKDVKVTPLPEVNKPPYLKECIEDALAKGAAVLNKDGGYTEESFVFPAVVYPVNSDMKLYHEEQFGPVIPVVPFEDIEEPIDYQVNASHGMQVSIFSEDPQEVARLIDPFVNLVSRVNINCQAQRGPDVFPFTGRKDSAEGTLSVFDALRSFSIRSLVAAKLTESNKTLLNTIVREHDSNFLSTDYIF, from the coding sequence ATGAGTTCAGAAAATACAGCATCATTTCATGATATCTTTAAAAGCGAAAACGAAATTCCTGAAGAATTCAAGGTTCCGGAAATCCATCAGAAAGTATACCTTCTCAATGGTGAACTGGTAGAATGGAAAGGAGAAACTCAGAATATTTACTCTCCGGTCTGCATTCCTACGGAAAACGGATTGGAGCGGAAATTATTGGGAAGCATTCCGAATATTGGTCCGCAAGAAGCGATGGAAGTTCTGGAAGCATGTGTGAAAGCTTATGACAATGGCCTGGGAGAATGGCCTACAATGTCTGTGGAAGAAAGAATTAAATGCATGCAGAAATTTGTGTATCTGATGATCCAGCAGCGAGATCTGATCATTAAACTGCTGATGTGGGAAATTGGTAAAACACTGGCAGATTCTGCAAAAGAATTTGACCGTACAGTAGATTATATCAACCAGACCATTGATGCTTTAAAAGATCTGGACAGGGAATCCTCCCGTTTCCAGCAGGCGGAAGGTACCATTGCACAGATCAGAAGAGCTCCGCTTGGGGTAGTGCTGAGTATGGGCCCGTTCAATTATCCTTTGAATGAGATTTTTACCACGCTGATCCCTGCACTCATCATGGGAAATACCATTTTGTTTAAACTTCCTAAACATGGGGTATTGGCACATTATCCTTTATTGAATGCCTTCAAAGAAGCTTTTCCGAAGGGAACTGTAAATACGCTGTACGGAAAAGGTTCGGAAATTATCACTCCGATCATGGAAAGCGGAAAAGTGAATGTGCTGGCTTTTATCGGGTCCAGTAAAGTAGCCAACGGATTGAAGAAACTGCATCCGAAAGTAAACCGCTTACGGGCAATCCTGAGCCTGGATGCTAAAAACGCAGCCATTGTCACAAAAAATGCCAATCTGGATGTGGCGGTAAGTGAATGTATTCTGGGGGCACTTTCTTTTAACGGTCAGCGTTGTACAGCTTTGAAACTTATATTTGTACAGAAAGAAATTGCTTTAGAATTTACAGAAAAACTGAGTGCTGCCGTTTCTGCGCTTAAAGGAGGACTGCCATGGGAAAAAGATGTGAAAGTGACTCCGCTTCCGGAAGTGAATAAGCCTCCTTATTTAAAAGAATGTATTGAAGATGCACTGGCGAAAGGAGCCGCAGTACTGAATAAAGACGGAGGATATACAGAAGAATCTTTTGTGTTCCCGGCTGTAGTGTATCCGGTAAACAGTGATATGAAACTGTATCATGAAGAACAGTTCGGCCCGGTGATTCCTGTTGTTCCGTTTGAAGATATTGAAGAACCGATAGACTACCAGGTCAATGCATCTCACGGAATGCAGGTGAGTATTTTCAGTGAAGATCCGCAGGAAGTGGCCAGATTGATCGATCCGTTTGTGAATCTTGTAAGCCGTGTCAATATCAACTGCCAGGCTCAGCGTGGGCCGGATGTATTTCCGTTCACCGGCCGTAAAGACAGTGCAGAAGGTACACTTTCTGTTTTTGATGCGCTCCGTTCATTTTCCATCAGATCTTTGGTGGCTGCAAAGCTGACGGAATCTAATAAAACACTATTGAACACTATTGTCAGAGAACATGATTCCAACTTTTTAAGTACTGATTATATTTTTTAA
- the tpx gene encoding thiol peroxidase encodes MFSKLVFSTLLLFSAAAFAQNSQAPNTVLMRGEPVRTYSHLPALNKPAPKFTLTDINMNDQTLDSYKGRYVILNIFPSVDTGVCSASVHHFNEEAGNLPNTVVLCISKDLPFAQKRFCGAEGIKNVVMLSDFRSDFGWNYGVEMIDSSMKGLLSRAVVVIDPSGKIIYEEQVPDISQEPNYEAAIAAVKS; translated from the coding sequence ATGTTTTCAAAACTAGTTTTCAGTACCCTATTATTGTTCTCTGCAGCGGCTTTCGCTCAAAATTCCCAAGCCCCCAATACGGTTTTGATGCGGGGAGAACCTGTACGTACTTATTCGCACTTGCCGGCACTCAATAAACCGGCTCCTAAATTTACCCTCACCGATATCAATATGAATGATCAGACTCTGGATTCCTACAAAGGCAGATATGTCATCCTGAATATCTTTCCCAGTGTAGATACGGGCGTCTGTTCAGCCTCAGTGCATCATTTCAATGAAGAAGCGGGCAACCTTCCCAATACGGTAGTACTTTGTATTTCCAAAGATTTACCATTTGCCCAGAAAAGGTTCTGCGGTGCAGAAGGGATCAAAAATGTAGTGATGCTTTCAGATTTCCGATCTGATTTCGGGTGGAACTATGGGGTGGAAATGATAGATTCATCCATGAAAGGGCTGCTGAGCAGAGCTGTTGTGGTAATAGATCCTTCAGGAAAAATCATCTATGAAGAACAGGTTCCGGACATTTCACAGGAGCCGAACTATGAAGCGGCAATTGCAGCTGTGAAATCATAG
- a CDS encoding helix-turn-helix domain-containing protein — translation MQKEKLRSVRKRKGFTQQQVADFIATDVSNYSRKESGDVAIRKEEWEKLAHFLEVPLEEIYEEEEAKQVNHFDNVTGSSGFGNNINGNLYCNVPEFLLESQRELIELLKKENQRLQEEIKTIKKK, via the coding sequence ATGCAAAAAGAAAAACTACGCAGCGTAAGAAAAAGAAAAGGCTTCACACAACAGCAGGTTGCTGATTTCATTGCTACAGATGTCTCTAACTACAGCAGAAAAGAAAGCGGAGATGTAGCTATAAGAAAAGAAGAATGGGAAAAACTTGCCCATTTCCTGGAAGTTCCTTTAGAGGAAATCTATGAAGAAGAGGAGGCTAAACAGGTTAATCATTTTGATAATGTTACTGGAAGTAGTGGCTTTGGAAATAATATCAATGGTAATCTTTATTGTAATGTTCCTGAATTCCTTCTGGAAAGTCAGAGAGAATTGATAGAACTTCTGAAAAAGGAAAACCAAAGATTGCAGGAAGAAATAAAAACCATTAAGAAGAAATAA
- a CDS encoding DUF6261 family protein — MKIALTELSTKDLATLAQRIISNALSGKYPVITNHPLVGALGASYAEYDKVYTKQIYSGKGIDVATADQERDIAYRNLKAFLNGYRKLSSAKNYQAAEELYTVFKSFGLNIDRLSYSSQTAQMKKLIEELETPENKKKITLLALENAFAEMKGKQEAFESLFADQAVANADLRQMTSASAIRKDLEKNLKSYFNLLTAMKEVSGWELFYNDTNELVKAAKNSSLGKKEGSDTAPEK; from the coding sequence ATGAAAATTGCACTCACTGAACTGAGTACTAAAGATCTTGCGACTTTAGCTCAAAGAATTATTTCCAATGCCCTATCCGGCAAATATCCTGTTATCACAAATCATCCTCTTGTAGGAGCTTTAGGAGCCTCATATGCAGAATATGATAAAGTGTATACCAAACAGATCTACAGTGGAAAAGGAATAGACGTGGCAACAGCAGACCAGGAAAGGGATATAGCCTACAGAAACCTGAAAGCTTTCCTGAACGGTTACAGAAAACTATCATCAGCAAAGAATTATCAGGCCGCAGAAGAGCTGTATACCGTGTTTAAAAGTTTTGGACTAAACATTGACAGGCTGAGTTACTCTTCCCAGACTGCTCAAATGAAAAAACTGATAGAAGAACTGGAAACCCCTGAAAACAAAAAAAAGATAACTCTTCTTGCTTTAGAAAATGCCTTTGCAGAAATGAAAGGCAAGCAGGAAGCTTTTGAAAGTCTGTTTGCAGACCAGGCAGTAGCCAATGCAGATCTTCGGCAGATGACAAGTGCCAGCGCCATCCGTAAGGATCTGGAGAAAAATTTGAAATCTTATTTTAATCTGCTGACAGCCATGAAAGAAGTATCTGGCTGGGAACTTTTTTATAATGATACCAATGAGCTGGTGAAGGCAGCAAAAAACTCTTCGCTAGGGAAGAAAGAGGGTAGTGATACAGCACCGGAAAAATAA
- a CDS encoding DUF4062 domain-containing protein, protein MAKNITQFSIFLGSPSDLDTERTEINNIISELNISYASKNSINLDLIKWETHSAPGISQTYTQDLINKDIGDDYDIFIGMIWQKFGTKTEVANSGTEEEFLRAVKRFKSGENLQILFYFKTVPPLSLDQINIEELNRINNFKEILKENNILYWNFNTVEELKTLLRMHIPRRIDDLNSKANYNISKEVVGIENNLQEKDELLETKDDFGLLDYIFQLEDYLADSNIALTNISESTVKIGEDLQKKAEEITRISKLPNPNKIIVIEYFKRTSKSINDYSDRIKLETPNFYDNFEEAINVGLKYLSLIDKDNINDNYESLKGTYESVSALKENIPSAINGMIGFYNETIKLPNIQSDLNKSKRNLMKQLEELIFKLKKTFELTNEFQGQIEYKLTLYTDRSEEM, encoded by the coding sequence ATGGCAAAAAATATCACTCAATTTTCAATATTTTTAGGTTCACCTAGTGATTTAGATACCGAACGAACTGAAATTAATAATATTATTAGTGAACTTAATATAAGCTATGCAAGTAAAAATTCTATAAACTTAGATCTTATAAAATGGGAAACACATTCTGCTCCTGGAATTTCTCAAACCTATACACAAGACTTAATAAATAAAGATATCGGAGATGACTACGATATATTTATTGGAATGATTTGGCAAAAATTTGGAACAAAAACTGAAGTAGCCAATTCAGGAACAGAAGAAGAGTTTCTTAGAGCAGTTAAAAGATTTAAAAGTGGCGAAAACCTACAAATTCTATTTTATTTTAAAACAGTTCCTCCTTTATCATTAGATCAAATCAATATAGAAGAATTAAACAGAATTAATAATTTTAAAGAAATTCTTAAAGAAAATAACATTTTATATTGGAACTTTAATACTGTTGAAGAACTTAAAACACTTTTAAGAATGCATATTCCTAGAAGAATTGATGATTTAAATTCTAAAGCGAATTATAATATTTCAAAAGAAGTAGTAGGGATAGAGAATAATCTGCAAGAAAAAGATGAATTACTAGAAACTAAAGATGATTTTGGTTTATTAGATTATATTTTTCAGTTAGAAGATTATTTAGCTGATTCAAATATTGCCTTGACAAATATTTCTGAAAGTACTGTAAAAATCGGCGAAGACTTACAAAAGAAAGCCGAAGAAATTACAAGAATATCAAAACTTCCAAACCCAAATAAAATTATTGTCATTGAATATTTTAAACGTACTTCAAAAAGTATTAATGATTATTCAGATAGAATAAAATTAGAAACACCAAATTTTTATGACAATTTTGAGGAAGCAATTAATGTTGGTTTAAAGTATCTTAGCTTAATTGATAAAGATAATATTAATGATAATTATGAAAGCCTAAAGGGAACATACGAATCTGTTTCTGCTTTAAAAGAGAATATTCCTTCAGCAATAAATGGAATGATTGGCTTCTATAATGAAACTATCAAACTTCCAAATATTCAATCAGATCTAAATAAATCGAAAAGAAATCTCATGAAACAATTAGAAGAATTAATATTTAAATTAAAGAAAACATTCGAATTAACTAATGAATTTCAAGGACAAATAGAATACAAATTAACACTATATACAGATAGAAGCGAAGAAATGTAA
- a CDS encoding MBL fold metallo-hydrolase, whose protein sequence is MEIQKLNWAGIKLTSQNKTILIDAVEDFSYYKPVLGDAVEDVLLFSDHVQADYILFTHMHLDHFDKSVIRKCLKKEGKLIVYSGLEKVVRKIIGDVEMIILDLDETFTESNITFKPVFAMDGVGEIQSSWIVDDGETKIFHGGDTIWHNQFWKLGKENENIDYAFLPVNGVVVNFEIIGLEYSPVPASLNLKEAFAAAHLLHAKKLVPIHYGLFKHEKCYIPQVFDDQDLENVSKEVGQEYIVLKDGAVLIESSNNRNGL, encoded by the coding sequence ATGGAAATACAGAAATTAAACTGGGCAGGCATTAAGCTTACTTCACAAAATAAAACGATCTTAATTGACGCTGTAGAAGATTTTTCTTATTACAAACCTGTTTTAGGTGATGCTGTTGAGGATGTATTGTTGTTTTCAGATCATGTGCAGGCAGATTATATCCTGTTTACGCATATGCATTTAGACCATTTTGATAAAAGTGTTATCAGGAAGTGTCTGAAAAAGGAGGGTAAACTGATTGTCTATTCCGGTTTGGAAAAAGTGGTACGGAAAATAATAGGAGATGTTGAAATGATCATATTGGATCTGGATGAAACCTTTACGGAAAGCAATATCACCTTCAAGCCTGTATTTGCAATGGATGGAGTGGGAGAGATACAGTCTTCCTGGATTGTGGATGACGGAGAGACAAAGATCTTCCATGGCGGAGATACTATCTGGCACAACCAGTTCTGGAAGCTGGGAAAAGAAAATGAGAATATTGATTATGCATTTTTACCGGTGAATGGCGTGGTCGTCAATTTTGAAATCATAGGCCTGGAATACAGCCCTGTTCCGGCTTCCCTCAATCTGAAAGAAGCTTTTGCTGCGGCTCATTTGCTTCATGCAAAAAAACTGGTTCCTATACATTATGGATTGTTTAAGCATGAGAAATGCTACATTCCGCAGGTGTTTGATGATCAGGATTTGGAAAACGTTTCAAAAGAAGTGGGACAGGAGTATATCGTTTTGAAAGATGGAGCGGTGCTGATAGAATCTAGCAACAATAGAAACGGGCTTTAG
- a CDS encoding Crp/Fnr family transcriptional regulator — protein MATINKKLFSHLNVEDNDPVWEKFVEVEFPKKNIFPDHKAYLLEDGLIRKYYLHNTSDIDTEICAEFYFPGDIFTVGKGSEGIYESINEGLAWEITLDEVKNLFAVNPHCRFVQNYYLSRKLNAAMKREMLLLKNTPQDLYEYLLKHKPHYIQNIPLKYLASYIGITPISLSRIRKRIL, from the coding sequence TTGGCAACGATCAACAAAAAACTGTTTTCACATCTGAACGTAGAGGATAATGATCCTGTATGGGAAAAGTTTGTTGAGGTTGAATTTCCAAAGAAAAATATATTTCCGGACCACAAAGCCTATCTTCTTGAGGATGGGCTTATCCGTAAATATTACCTTCACAATACATCAGACATAGATACTGAGATCTGTGCAGAATTTTACTTTCCCGGGGATATTTTTACCGTTGGTAAAGGCTCTGAAGGTATCTATGAATCAATAAATGAAGGCCTGGCATGGGAAATCACACTGGATGAGGTGAAAAATCTGTTTGCTGTAAACCCGCACTGCCGTTTCGTACAGAATTACTATCTGAGCAGAAAGCTCAATGCGGCCATGAAAAGGGAAATGCTTTTATTGAAAAATACACCCCAGGATTTATATGAATATCTTCTAAAGCATAAACCTCATTATATCCAGAATATCCCATTAAAATACCTGGCTTCCTATATCGGGATTACCCCAATCTCCTTAAGCAGAATCAGAAAGAGGATTCTGTAA